A stretch of the Bdellovibrio sp. 22V genome encodes the following:
- a CDS encoding LysE family transporter, with amino-acid sequence MGSIFIEGLLLQGSLIFALGAQNIFVMESGLRRARPALVAALCTLSDLLLIFLGVLGAATIFLQFPLIKILFGILGVLFLVYYGIQKLREEVNPLDLASHEKTSLPGERKKIILQALAFSLLNPHVYLDTVVLIGGVSSKFPEISNRLIFGLGAGSFSCVWCFSLAFGATRLRPLLMDHRRFRVVMMAAGVLLILIAIQLAFTVWEWVFRGP; translated from the coding sequence ATGGGAAGCATTTTCATTGAAGGCTTGCTCTTACAAGGCAGTTTGATCTTTGCTTTAGGAGCGCAGAATATTTTTGTGATGGAGTCGGGCTTACGCAGAGCTCGTCCTGCATTGGTGGCGGCCTTGTGTACGCTATCTGATTTGCTTCTGATTTTTCTCGGAGTTCTTGGGGCTGCGACGATCTTTTTGCAGTTTCCGCTCATTAAAATTCTTTTCGGTATTCTCGGCGTTTTATTTCTTGTTTACTATGGAATCCAGAAACTGCGTGAAGAGGTCAATCCTCTCGATCTTGCCTCTCACGAAAAAACATCTTTGCCAGGGGAGCGCAAGAAGATCATCTTGCAAGCTCTTGCGTTCAGTCTTCTTAATCCGCATGTCTACTTAGATACGGTGGTGTTAATCGGCGGCGTCTCTTCGAAGTTTCCTGAAATTTCCAACCGTCTCATTTTTGGATTGGGTGCGGGAAGTTTTTCGTGTGTATGGTGTTTCTCTTTAGCTTTCGGCGCCACTCGCTTGCGTCCTTTGTTGATGGACCATCGTCGCTTTCGCGTTGTGATGATGGCCGCCGGAGTTCTTTTAATACTCATAGCGATCCAGTTGGCATTCACAGTGTGGGAGTGGGTATTTCGAGGGCCGTAA